The Flavobacterium johnsoniae UW101 genomic interval GCACCGGGAATGCAGGTTTTGGTTGCCAGAAAAGGAAATGTGATTTTCCAGAAATCATACGGATCTCAAACCTACGATAACGGAAGAAAAGTGACCAATACTGATTTGTATGATGTAGCTTCAATTTCAAAAATGATTTCGACACTGCCAAATGTGATGCAGTTGTATGATAAAAACAAAGTGACGCTGGATACCAAGTTGAAAGACATGCTGCCCTTTTTTGCTAAAACAAACAAAGAAAATATCATTTTTAAAGACCTGTTAAACCATTACGCAGGACTTCAGGCATGGATTCCGTTTTACAAAGCAACATTAGACAGCAATACTAATCCTTCTGAAAAATACTATCGAAAAACAGCCGAAAATGGCTTTACTACAAAAGTAGCCGACAATCTTTATATTCGAAATGACTATCACGACACGATTATGAAAATTATTGCCGATAGTCCTGTATCTCCTAAAATTGAATACAAATACAGTGATTTTACTTTCATCATTCTAAAAGAATATTTAGAAAGAAAAACGCATAAAAAACTGGAAGATTTAAGCAAAGAGAATTTCTACAGCACGCTGGGAATGAATTATACGCTTTACAATCCGCTGGATAAATTCGAAAAAAACAGCATTGCTCCTACTGAAATCGATAATTATTTTAGACATCAGACTATTCAGGGTTATGTTCATGATATGGCAGCAGCAATGGAAGGCGGTGCTGCAGGCCACGCCGGAATTTTTTCTAATGCGATGGACGTTGCTAAAATGATGCAGTTGTTTTTACAAAAAGGAAATTATGGCGGTATTGAGTATTTTTCACCGCAGACTTTCGATGCTTTTAATACCTGCTATTACAAAGACAAAGGCGTTTTAAGAGGTTTGGGTTTTGATAAAAGAATTGGAAAAGACGGACCAACCTGCGGCTGTGTTTCAGAATCTAGTTTTGGTCACACCGGATTCACCGGAAACATGGCCTGGGTTGATCCCGAAACTGAAATTGTGTATGTATTTCTATCTAACAGAACCTATCCAGAAGTAGTCAATGATGAAAATAAATTAGCGAAAGGAAAAATCAGAGAAGAAATTCAAAAAATAATCCAGGAAGCAATAATAAAATAATTCAAGCCAAAAGTCTTGCTTCTTTATTCTTTCTTCTTCAAAAAATCTAAATTCTAAAATCTAACATCTAAAATATTAACCCAATGACAAAAGAACGTTTAACCTCGCTGGATGTATTTAGAGGATTTACTATTTTATTGATGACGATAGTAAATAATCCCGGAAGCTGGTCTTCAATATATCCGCCATTAGAACACGCCGAATGGCACGGCTGTACACCAACTGATTTAGTATTTCCTTTTTTTGTTTTTATAATGGGAACTGCAATACCATTTGCAATGCCGGTAAAACATTTTGACGGAGCGGTTTTTAATAAAATTTTGGTTCGTTCACTGCGAATTTTCTGTTTAGGATTGTTCTTGAGCGTTTTCAGCAGAATCCATTTATTTGGTCTCGAAGGAATTCCGTTATTAGGAGTAAGACTGGTTATTGCATTTGCAGTCGCTTATGCCCTTTTAGGTAACTTTTCGATGAAAGTAAAAACCATTCTTGCGGTTGGAATTTTTATTATACTGCTTTCTTTAGCGTTTAGTGGTTTGGAACATTTTGAAGATACCAGAATACCGGGCGTTTTACAGCGAATTGCAATCGTCTATTTCTTTGCTTCTATTCTATATCTAAAAACAAATTTAAAAACACAGCTTTGGGTCGTGGCGTCAATTTTAGTTATTTATTATCTTTTAATGGCTTTTGTTCCCGTTCCGGGATTTGGTCCGGCTAATTTTGATAAAGGAACCAATCTTGCTGCATGGCTGGATAACTTGGTTTTAAACGGACATTTATGGAGCGTTTCTAAAACCTGGGATCCTGAAGGAATTTTAAGTACACTACCAGCTATTGGCACCGGAATTCTTGGAATGTATATTGGCCAGTTATTGAACTTACAGACAAACAGAACTGAAATTCTAAAAAAGACAGCAGTTACAGGAGTTATTTTATTAATTGGAGGTTTGCTTTGGAATATCATTTTCCCAATCAATAAATCACTTTGGACTAGTTCTTATGTATTATACACTGCCGGAATCGCAACTTTGTGTTTAAGTTTATTGTATTATATAATCGACATTCAGGGTTATAAAAAATGGGCTAAACTGTTTTTAATCTGGGGAGTAAATCCTATGATTGTGTTTTTCTTTTCGGGAATAATACCGAGGGTTCTTGGTTCTATTCAAGTTCAAAATCCGGAAACAGGCGGAGAAGAAATCAGTGTATTAACTTTAATTTACAAACATGGAATTGCGCCTTGTTTTGAAAATCCATTAAATGCATCATTAGCTTATGCGCTTTCATACGCTGTTTTCTGGTCGGTAATACTTTGGATTTTCTATAAAAAGAAATTGATATTTAAGGTTTAAGATTTTCAACCGAGAATATTTCGTTTCTTCTCACAATAAAAATTATGGTAAACAAAAAAGGGAAGACATTAAACGTCTTCCCTTTTTATATAACTAACCTTTATAATTTAAAAACTCACAAATTTTACACCTGCACTAAACCATCTTGACGGCAGCGGAAATGCTCCAACTTCAAAATAAGTTGTATTAAAAATGTTTTGAGCATCTACGAAAAATGTAAATTTTTTAACTGACTGACTTACTCTAAAATCATTAATCCAGTAAGAAGCTCCCGTTACTCTTTCATTAAAACGAGTGGCAAACAAAACTGAAAAATCTTTATGCTGGAAATCAATTGTGTTAGTAATTTGATGTTTCAAAGAAGAAATCAAATATTTAGAAAATGGCTCAGAACGAGTGTCTTTAAATTTAGAATCTAAATACGAATAACCTAAAGTGAAATTTAATTTAGAATCTGCAGAAAAATCAATTCTGTAACTGCCGCGCATATTGATTCCGTTTGTAATCAAATCCCCGTAGTTTTGACTCTGCCACGGCACTGCTGTAGTCATACGGGTCCAATCGATATAATTGCTGATTTCTCTGTAGAAATAATTCACATTTAAATTCAAATTCTTTCTGTTGAATTTAAACCCTACTTCACTTTGAAAAGCATTTTCAGAATCAAGATCAGGATTTCCAATATTTCCCGGACGCTGGTTTAGATATAAATCTGTAAAAGACGGAATTCTTTGGCTTGTGCCGATGTTTCCAATAATTTTAAATTCCTCCGTTAATTCATAACTCGCATCAATTCCAGGATAAATCTGCCATTTATAATCTGAATTGTAATTTAAATACGTTCCTACATTCACATTTAATTTTTCAAACAAATACGTTCTGTATTCGGCATAAATTCCAACATTTTCGCGATCATGATCTCCAATATTAGACGAATGAATATCCTCATTTCTAAATTCGGCACCAAAACCAATTTCGCCATTTTCTGTTTTAATAGACGAGTTTAATTCTGCTGCAATAGAATTCGTATAATGCTGGCTTCTTCCTGCATTTAAATTTCCGTTTCCTAAATACCTGTAATCGTCATAATTATATCTGTAGGTAACTCTCGGCATAATTTTCCATCTGTCTGTAATAGCATGTTTCGACTGAATGTTGGCAAAAGTAGTCTGTACTATTTCAGTAGAATTTCTGTCGCCCGGTGCAGCATAAAATCCGTTGGCACCAAATCCGTTTTTAACATAACCAAATGAACCTAAAATTTCGTTAGAATCATTGATTTGAACATTTCCCTGATACAATAATTTATTGTTTTCAAAACCCGTATTGTAACGGTATCCGTTGCTTTTATCATGCGATGCAAAAATCGAATGCTGTTGTTTTTCTTTTCCTAAAACAGCTCCTGCCTGAATGCCCGTTCCGTAAAAAGTATCGCCTGTGTTTTCTGTATCTTTTTCAAAATTAGAACCTGCATAAGTACTTACCATAAAACCTGAATCGGTTGGTTTTTTGGTAATAATATTAATGGCTCCCGTTAAACTGTTAATTCCAAAAATTCTGGCAGCCGGACCACGCAAAACTTCAATTCTTTCAATAACTTCTACCGGAAGAGGCAGATTTAACATATTATGAGCCGTTTGCGAATCAATAATTTTGGCTCCGTTTAATAAAACTACAGTTTGTTCAAAGCTTCCGCCGTCGACACTTACATCGGCCTGACCGCCAAAAGGACCTCTTTGTCTAATATCAACTCCGTTAGCATATTGCAATACTTCCTGTAAAGTACGGCCCGGTAATTTTTTTATTGTTTCGCTGTTTATAACGTATACGTTTCTGTTTTGTTTAGAAATTGGTGTGCTTAAACGGTTTTCGTTAATAATCACTTCATCAATTTCTATTATAGAATCCCTTTTGGTTTGGGCATAAAAATTTGTGCAAACTAATGTAAAGACTGCAAAATAGATTTTTTTCATTTTGGTTTAAAATTTTTGCAAAAGTAGTATCTTGCCGTACTAATAAAGTATACCAGTTTTGTAATTATGAGTGGTCCGGTTCAAATTCCTTTTAAAAGCTTCATTGAGCTTAAGCCCAAAGAAAATACGGCAATCTATCTGCAAATCGTTTTTGAATTTATAAAAGCGATACAAACGGGATTTCTTCCCGAAGGAACTAAACTTCCGGGCACGCGTATATTATGCAGACAGCTTTCTGTAAACCGAAATACGTTAATTAAAGCTTTTCAGGATCTGGAATCGCAGGGCTGGATTGAAACTCTGCCAAACAAAGGGACATTTATATTGTCTCAGCATAAGCAAAAAAGCAAAGATGAATTTATTGCTCCTTCCAATCAAAAACATTCAGAAAATAATATTGGATTTACTTTTAAAAAATCAACAATACTTGAAAATCCAACAGAAACCAGTACTCTTCCGTATCAGTTTAATGACGGAATGCCTGATTTAAGATTGGTTCAAAATGAGATTTTGGCCAGATTGTATGTTTCAAAATTAAAAAGGCAGAAAACTTCTAAAACTTACGAGCAGATTCAGATTCAGTCGCACTTAAATTTTAAAACTCATTTTTCGAATTACTTAAATCTTACGAGGGGTTTACGTATTTCTACTTCGAATCTGCTTACGGCAAGCAGTCATGAAATTAGTTTGTATCTGGTTACCAAAGCGCTTATTTCTCCGGGGGATAAAGTTGTAGTGGCTTCGCCGGGTTATTATATTTCGAATATGACTTTGACTAATACAGGAGCGCAGATTATTACAATTCCGGTTGATCAGGACGGAATTGATACAAACCGATTGAAAGAGATTTGTAAAGAAACAGAAATCAGGATATTATACCTTACTTCAAACTATAATTATCCAACAACCATTTCTTTAAGTGCCAAAAGACGAATGGAAGTTTTGGAATTGGCGAATCAATATGGATTTGTGATTTTAGAAGATGATTACGATTTTGATTTTCATTACGATAATAATCCAATTTTGCCTTTAGCTGCATTTGATTCTAACCAAAAAGTAGTTTACATAGGCTCTTTTGGAAGATCACTTCCGTCGGGATTTAGTTATGGATTTGTGGCCGCGCCTTCTGAATTTATATTAGAACTGGAAAAACATCAAAACATTCTCGAACCCGGAATTGATGTTCTTAAAGAGCAGGTTTTATCTGAATGGATTAATGAAGGCGAAGTGCACAGACTTTCGAAAAAGAACAAAAAAATCTATAAGGAACGTCGGGATTATTTTGTTTCCTTATTAAATGAAAAATTAAGTTCTAAAATTAAATTTAAAGTACCGCTTAGAGGATTAGCCGTTTGGATTGAATGGCTTGATAAATTTAATTTAATAACGCTTCAAAAAGAATGTGCAGCAAACGGATTATTCCTGCCTAAAACCATTTTATACCAAACCAAAGATCTTACGGCTACAAGGTTGGGATTTGGGCATTTGGAAAAACAAGAAATGGAAAAAGCGGTTTCTATTTTATGTGAATCGGTAGAAGCGATTTCAAACATTTAAAAAAATAATAGTACCTTTTCATAAGTTTTATTCTAACCTCAACTTCAATTATGACGACAGATATTCTAGAATTACATGATTGTATTGTTTTAATCGAGCATTCGAATACCACAAAAACAATTGTTCAAAAATGTGAAATCGACGGCGATGCGCTGGGTTTTGCCTTTTATGGTTCGGGAAATGTTGAGTTAGAAATTAAACACAATAAACAGACTAAATATTTGGTAAATACAACAGGGCTGGCAATTTGTTTTTTTGGAAACCAAAAAGTCGAATTCTCACATAAAATTGAACCCGACAGACCTTTACAGTCCATCAGTATTTTTACCAAACTGAAAAATCTTAATTCATTACCGCAAGCCGAAAAAGAGATTTTCGAAAATCATTTACCACAATTATTAAACCCAAAAGAACATTTTGTAAAAGGTCCGTCGTTTTACATGACACTCGAAATGCAGCTGGCGGTTCAAAAAATCTTTAATACAACCTACACCGGAAATACACGTTTGTTATTTTTAAAAAGTCAGGTCAATGAACTTCTGGCACATTTTTATGCGCTTTTAGCTTCTGAGAAAAAACTGGATTTGTCTGAAACAGATAAAAACAAACTTTTTCAGGCCAAAGAAATTGTTACCATCAATTATTCGACACCGCCGTCTATAACGCAGTTGTCACAAATGGTTGGGCTCAACAGCAATAAATTAAAAAAGAATTTCAAGGAACTTTTTGGGATTCCGGTTTTTAAATTTGTTCAGGAAGAACGATTAAACAAGGCGTATGAACTACTCCGCGAAAGCGAAAAAACAGTTCAGGAATCAGCCTGGGAAGTGGGTTACGAAAGTTTGAGTTCGTTTTCGAATGCTTTTCATAAAAAATTTGGCATGCGTCCCAACGATGTAAAACAGCAGTTCTTTTCAAACAAATCATAATTCCTTTGCGACAAATGATTGTGTTTTAATCTCAACAACTTTGTATCAGTAATCATCATTAAAAAACTACTGATATGAAAAAGAAAATTTTAGTTCTGGGTTCTAATGGAAAAACAGGACGCAGAGTTGTAACCAGATTAGAAAATAATCCAGATTTTGAAATTCGTTTAGGTTCACGAAACGAAAAAATTCCGTTTGACTGGGAAAATCCTGAAACCTGGGAAAATATTGTAAAAGATATTGATACGGTTTATATAACTTTTCAGCCGGATCTTGCCGTTCCTTTTGCTGCAGAAGCTATAGAAAATTTCACAAAACTTGCAGTAAAATCGGGAGTAGAAAAAATCGTTTTACTTTCGGGCAGAGGCGAAAAAGAAGCTCAGGTTTGCGAGGAAATCGTAAAGAAAAATGCCAAAAACTGGACGATTGTCCGTGCGAGCTGGTTTAATCAGAATTTCAGCGAAAGCTTTTTCTTAGATCCAATTCTTTACGGAATCGTTGCTTTGCCAAGAGCCGAAGCACTTGAACCTTTTACAGATGCGGATGATATTGCCGATGTTGTTACAAAAGCTCTTTTAGACGAAAATCATAACGGAAAAACCTATGAATTGACTGGGCCAAGATTATTAACTTTTAAAGAAGCGGTAAATGAAATTGCCAACGCCAGCGGCAGAAATATTAGTTTTCAGGGTTTAAGTTTAGAAGAATACACGCAGATGCTGAAAGAATATCAGATTCCTGACGATCATATCTGGCTGGTAAATTATCTTTTTGAACAGGTTTTGGACGGAAGAAATTCGAGCGTTACTTCAGACATTGAAAAAGTTTTGGGAAGAAAGGCGAAAGATTTTAGCGCTTACGCGAAAGAAACAGCCAAAACCGGAATCTGGAATCCTGAAAATTAAAAAAGATGAAATACATCAGAGCCATTTTTTCGGGTATTTTGGTTTGGATTGCAGTTAGTTTGTCTTTTTATATTCTAGAACAAATTCTATTTGTAAAAGATTCTTTTTTCTGGCAGTCGTTTATGGTCACAATTTGGATTGTATTTTTCGCCATTGGTTCTGCGAAGTTTTATTATTCGAAAAATTATAAAATGAGCGGTTTGCAGCTTGGCATTATAATGTCACTTACTGCTTTATTTCTGGATGTAATTATTACAGTTCCTTTTGTAGAAATTCCAAACGGAAGAAGTTACGAAAGTTTTTTTACCAGTCCCGTTTTATGGATTCTGGCTCTTGTAAATGCATTTTCAGTCTTTCTCTGGAAAAAAGGGAGCAAAGTCAAAAAATCAGTCAGCTTATAAAAACTGTTTTTTTATCAAAACTTATCAGAAAAAGGAAAGACTATCCGACGTTTTTCCTTTTTCTTTTGGTTTGAATTTACCCAAAAACACCTCTTAAAGTCTTAAATTTCCTAACATTTAGTTAAAAATTGAAGCTGAAAGGGACTTAAAACAGCCCCTAGAAGATTTATTTATGTCAAATTAAGTTCAAATTATTTGCTATAAGCTTTAAAAGAGAGAAAATACTTATAAAACATAAGAACAGCTGTTTAATGACTTCATTTTTGTATTAGTTTTACATTGAAATTTTTCACTAAAAATACAATTAATACAGTATAGCCATAAAATGGAAAAACCTATTCAAATTCTTAGTGCTTATGAGTACAAGTTACAGTTTTTGCCATGTATAAACAGTGTTACTTTACAAGATAAATCGCAGCTTCAATTGTATAAAATAGAAGAGTATCTTAAACAAATTGTAATACCGGTTGCTCCTTACAGAACCTCTTTTAATTTTTTATTATTTGTTTCTGAAGGTTATGTAAAACAGCAGTTAGAATCAGAAAATCACTTAATAGGTCCTGGACAAATATTAAACATTAAACAAGGCAGTATTACGAGAAGTCATGAATTGTCTCCCGATGTAAAAGGTTTTTATCTGATTTATGAAAATGATATTTTATCCTCTATTTCTTTAAGCAGGCAGGACCAAATTTTTCTTACTTCAGATCCTGTTATTCTGCTTCAGGAGAGTGCTTACAACTGCATGGTCAAGACTTTTGAACTTCTGGATGCGGAACTTCATACAGATTACGTACAGGAGGAAATATGCCTGACTTTTTTTAAGGCAATTATGCTTAAAATCAGCAGACAAACTTCTCATAAACCATTATTATCTATGGCGAGAGAACTTTATATCACTTATAAATTTAGAGAGAAACTGCAACAGGAACACAAGGAACATAAAAATGTTATTTTTTATGCCCAGCAGCTGAATATTTCTGAAACTTATCTAAACAAGTGTATCAAGAAAGCAACAGGAAAACCCCCTAAACAATGGATTAATGAAATATGCGTGCAGCACAGTCAAATTCTGCTTCGTGATTTAGGACGCGAAATTGCAGATGTAGCTTATGAACTTAATTTTCATTCTCTATCTCATTTTTCAAGAGTTTTTAAAAAAGTAACTCATCTCTCTCCATCAGAATTTCGTTTGCAGGTATTAAATCAATACTAGTTAACATAGATAAAAAAAGGGAATTCGGCTCGATTGGCAGAATTCCCTTTATCTTTTTTTCTAAAAATTTAGATCTTGTAAGTGAGTCCTATTTTAACCATAAATGGCGTTCCTGGCGTAAATGTCAATTCTTCTACACTAGCCGATTCTCCTTTTAATCTTGTCTCCTGAGCAAACATTGCTTCGTTCCATTTTGTATTAAACAGGTTTTGTATCTGTAGATTTATTCCCCATTTTTTTGCCTGATATCCTGAGATTAAATCATTAACAAAATATCCTTGTGCGACAATGCTGGCATCTTGTACAGCAGGACGATCGTGCATGTAACGATAACGTAAATTAGCATAAAAACCATTTTGAAACTGAAAACCAAGTCCGCCTGTACTGGTTAATGTAGGTGCGAGTTCAACATAATTATCTCCTTTAGGCGCGCCTACAACACGAGGCACAGCCCAATTAATATCATTATCGAGATAGAGAAAAGGAAGAATTTGATAACGCGTAGAAATATCTACCCCATATCTTCTGGTTGCTCCTGCATCGCTGGTTCCGTAACTATCGCCATTCCAGACAAATTCATGATTTAAATAACTATTCCATAAAATGGGCTGTAAAACTAAACCTTTGGCTGGTTTTAAAATACATCCAACATCTACTCCAAATGAATAAGGAAGTATATTGGTTCCTTGCTGTAATACTACATCGCGTACATCATTTGAATGAAATCCTAAACCAGATTTAACATACAATGTAAGCTGATCTGACGCATTATAAAAAAGACTAAGTTTAGGGCTGATTCGAGCTTTGTTATAGGAAGAAGCGGCGTAATCCGGTTGTAATTTATCGTAATAATTAAAATAAAACCAATCAGCACGTAAACCTGCATTTAATCTCCATTTTCCAGTACTCAAATCGGCA includes:
- a CDS encoding acyltransferase family protein, with the protein product MTKERLTSLDVFRGFTILLMTIVNNPGSWSSIYPPLEHAEWHGCTPTDLVFPFFVFIMGTAIPFAMPVKHFDGAVFNKILVRSLRIFCLGLFLSVFSRIHLFGLEGIPLLGVRLVIAFAVAYALLGNFSMKVKTILAVGIFIILLSLAFSGLEHFEDTRIPGVLQRIAIVYFFASILYLKTNLKTQLWVVASILVIYYLLMAFVPVPGFGPANFDKGTNLAAWLDNLVLNGHLWSVSKTWDPEGILSTLPAIGTGILGMYIGQLLNLQTNRTEILKKTAVTGVILLIGGLLWNIIFPINKSLWTSSYVLYTAGIATLCLSLLYYIIDIQGYKKWAKLFLIWGVNPMIVFFFSGIIPRVLGSIQVQNPETGGEEISVLTLIYKHGIAPCFENPLNASLAYALSYAVFWSVILWIFYKKKLIFKV
- a CDS encoding TonB-dependent receptor plug domain-containing protein is translated as MKKIYFAVFTLVCTNFYAQTKRDSIIEIDEVIINENRLSTPISKQNRNVYVINSETIKKLPGRTLQEVLQYANGVDIRQRGPFGGQADVSVDGGSFEQTVVLLNGAKIIDSQTAHNMLNLPLPVEVIERIEVLRGPAARIFGINSLTGAINIITKKPTDSGFMVSTYAGSNFEKDTENTGDTFYGTGIQAGAVLGKEKQQHSIFASHDKSNGYRYNTGFENNKLLYQGNVQINDSNEILGSFGYVKNGFGANGFYAAPGDRNSTEIVQTTFANIQSKHAITDRWKIMPRVTYRYNYDDYRYLGNGNLNAGRSQHYTNSIAAELNSSIKTENGEIGFGAEFRNEDIHSSNIGDHDRENVGIYAEYRTYLFEKLNVNVGTYLNYNSDYKWQIYPGIDASYELTEEFKIIGNIGTSQRIPSFTDLYLNQRPGNIGNPDLDSENAFQSEVGFKFNRKNLNLNVNYFYREISNYIDWTRMTTAVPWQSQNYGDLITNGINMRGSYRIDFSADSKLNFTLGYSYLDSKFKDTRSEPFSKYLISSLKHQITNTIDFQHKDFSVLFATRFNERVTGASYWINDFRVSQSVKKFTFFVDAQNIFNTTYFEVGAFPLPSRWFSAGVKFVSF
- a CDS encoding aminotransferase-like domain-containing protein; amino-acid sequence: MSGPVQIPFKSFIELKPKENTAIYLQIVFEFIKAIQTGFLPEGTKLPGTRILCRQLSVNRNTLIKAFQDLESQGWIETLPNKGTFILSQHKQKSKDEFIAPSNQKHSENNIGFTFKKSTILENPTETSTLPYQFNDGMPDLRLVQNEILARLYVSKLKRQKTSKTYEQIQIQSHLNFKTHFSNYLNLTRGLRISTSNLLTASSHEISLYLVTKALISPGDKVVVASPGYYISNMTLTNTGAQIITIPVDQDGIDTNRLKEICKETEIRILYLTSNYNYPTTISLSAKRRMEVLELANQYGFVILEDDYDFDFHYDNNPILPLAAFDSNQKVVYIGSFGRSLPSGFSYGFVAAPSEFILELEKHQNILEPGIDVLKEQVLSEWINEGEVHRLSKKNKKIYKERRDYFVSLLNEKLSSKIKFKVPLRGLAVWIEWLDKFNLITLQKECAANGLFLPKTILYQTKDLTATRLGFGHLEKQEMEKAVSILCESVEAISNI
- a CDS encoding helix-turn-helix domain-containing protein, translating into MTTDILELHDCIVLIEHSNTTKTIVQKCEIDGDALGFAFYGSGNVELEIKHNKQTKYLVNTTGLAICFFGNQKVEFSHKIEPDRPLQSISIFTKLKNLNSLPQAEKEIFENHLPQLLNPKEHFVKGPSFYMTLEMQLAVQKIFNTTYTGNTRLLFLKSQVNELLAHFYALLASEKKLDLSETDKNKLFQAKEIVTINYSTPPSITQLSQMVGLNSNKLKKNFKELFGIPVFKFVQEERLNKAYELLRESEKTVQESAWEVGYESLSSFSNAFHKKFGMRPNDVKQQFFSNKS
- a CDS encoding NAD(P)H-binding protein translates to MKKKILVLGSNGKTGRRVVTRLENNPDFEIRLGSRNEKIPFDWENPETWENIVKDIDTVYITFQPDLAVPFAAEAIENFTKLAVKSGVEKIVLLSGRGEKEAQVCEEIVKKNAKNWTIVRASWFNQNFSESFFLDPILYGIVALPRAEALEPFTDADDIADVVTKALLDENHNGKTYELTGPRLLTFKEAVNEIANASGRNISFQGLSLEEYTQMLKEYQIPDDHIWLVNYLFEQVLDGRNSSVTSDIEKVLGRKAKDFSAYAKETAKTGIWNPEN
- a CDS encoding DUF5367 family protein, encoding MKYIRAIFSGILVWIAVSLSFYILEQILFVKDSFFWQSFMVTIWIVFFAIGSAKFYYSKNYKMSGLQLGIIMSLTALFLDVIITVPFVEIPNGRSYESFFTSPVLWILALVNAFSVFLWKKGSKVKKSVSL
- a CDS encoding helix-turn-helix domain-containing protein, translating into MEKPIQILSAYEYKLQFLPCINSVTLQDKSQLQLYKIEEYLKQIVIPVAPYRTSFNFLLFVSEGYVKQQLESENHLIGPGQILNIKQGSITRSHELSPDVKGFYLIYENDILSSISLSRQDQIFLTSDPVILLQESAYNCMVKTFELLDAELHTDYVQEEICLTFFKAIMLKISRQTSHKPLLSMARELYITYKFREKLQQEHKEHKNVIFYAQQLNISETYLNKCIKKATGKPPKQWINEICVQHSQILLRDLGREIADVAYELNFHSLSHFSRVFKKVTHLSPSEFRLQVLNQY